In one Anabrus simplex isolate iqAnaSimp1 chromosome 9, ASM4041472v1, whole genome shotgun sequence genomic region, the following are encoded:
- the LOC136880999 gene encoding facilitated trehalose transporter Tret1-like, which produces MCETEAAVKKNPKQIRQFIAAIIANLNSVGYGFALGWAASALLLLQGPDSPIGVTLTSDEASWVASALHLGGFTATPIFTLIPDRIGRKNAGYITATFLITGWIIIIFANSATHLYIARFMCGLCAGCNLVVAPLYVVEIADTNIRGMLGSLYILHYNGAIAFAYILGAFISYHNMLYVGVSFPLIFLCLFFWLPETPKYLLRNGRLEEATKSLRWFRGDDHDVKGEIESIMESMKAIETSQTGSTAIKDIICSKAALRGFFILTVFAFNHQLSGITPVLNYTTEIFQEAGGAIPAEYCTIIVGSLQLTGNLAALFLVERAGRKVLLLISDSLMATSLLALGVYFYLKDTGVDISVVGWVPVLCLSCFVVSLSIGLGPLIYVVLTEIIPSPILWIAQKLCYCIVWFMAFIMTKYFYIIVDSLNMYGSFWLFAACCVLPIPVIIFLLPETKNKSLETIQLEMRGVETTEMAENSPKV; this is translated from the coding sequence CAAATCTGAATTCAGTGGGCTATGGATTCGCTTTAGGATGGGCTGCCAGTGCTCTTCTGCTTCTTCAAGGACCTGACTCTCCCATAGGAGTAACCCTTACGTCAGATGAAGCGTCCTGGGTAGCCTCAGCGCTTCATTTAGGAGGATTTACAGCGACGCCAATCTTCACTTTGATTCCAGATCGAATTGGAAGAAAGAATGCCGGTTACATTACAGCGACCTTCTTGATAACTGGATGGATCATCATCATTTTTGCTAACAGTGCTACTCACCTTTATATCGCAAGGTTCATGTGCGGATTATGTGCCGGTTGTAATCTAGTTGTTGCGCCGTTGTATGTGGTGGAAATCGCCGACACGAATATCAGAGGAATGCTCGGATCCCTGTATATTCTACATTACAATGGAGCTATTGCTTTTGCATATATTCTTGGTGCTTTCATTTCGTATCACAATATGCTATATGTTGGCGTATCTTTTCCACTGATATTCTTATGTCTATTTTTCTGGCTCCCTGAAACTCCTAAATACCTCTTACGTAATGGGAGATTAGAAGAGGCTACAAAGAGCTTGCGTTGGTTTAGGGGAGACGATCATGACGTAAAGGGAGAAATTGAAAGTATCATGGAATCGATGAAAGCAATAGAAACTTCACAGACAGGCTCTACGGCAATCAAAGATATCATATGTTCCAAAGCAGCACTCCGTGGATTTTTTATTCTGACAGTATTCGCATTCAATCACCAGCTAAGTGGAATAACACCCGTTCTTAACTACACGACTGAAATTTTCCAGGAAGCGGGAGGCGCAATACCAgcagaatattgtacaataattgtAGGCTCCTTACAACTTACTGGAAATCTGGCAGCTCTTTTCCTGGTAGAACGTGCAGGGCGTAAAGTGCTATTACTAATCTCCGATTCATTAATGGCGACGTCCCTTCTAGCGCTCGGAGTATATTTTTATCTTAAAGATACAGGCGTTGATATTAGTGTCGTAGGATGGGTCCCAGTTCTTTGTTTATCGTGTTTCGTTGTCTCCCTCTCGATTGGATTAGGTCCTTTAATATACGTAGTCTTAACGGAGATCATTCCATCACCCATACTGTGGATTGCACAAAAGCTATGTTACTGTATAGTGTGGTTTATGGCCTTTATAATGACGAAGTACTTCTACATAATTGTGGACAGTCTTAACATGTATGGAAGCTTTTGGTTATTCGCAGCTTGTTGTGTTCTACCTATACCCGttataatttttcttcttccagAAACAAAGAATAAGTCATTGGAGACAATACAGCTGGAAATGAGAGGAGTAGAAACAACAGAAATGGCCGAAAATTCGCCAAAAGTGTGA